gtacacgcATGTGTGTATATTttttcacttctctcttattctttgttatttatataaataaataatgttTGGTTATCACTAATGGattatttcttaaattataataacatttacagtataaataaatcaattttaaaaatttgccactatattttaattgtttttgcattACTTGCATAGAAATACGTTTAAGTTATTATGACCTGTTATTTTTCACttgtataaataaatattaaaattttgaTTAGTTTCAATAAATTAATCTTTTTTACTCtactaatttattttattatagaaCGTCATTAACTTATATACTCAACTAATGTTTCTCACTTTATTCTTCGCCTAgaagataatatttattttttataagaaatttgttacataaattaaaaaaatgaaaaatatcatgattttaaagaagtaaaaaagaagacaaaagttgataatgtaagggtaaaataggcattTAAAAAATTCAATTAGGATAAAGGAAGgtgaatgtctattgttcaaagttgggGGGAGTTTGAGTTTTAAAGCATAGTTGGgggtgtaaatgattttcacccctttttatatttaataactCTTTGATTCTAACAACCCACATAACATGCTTAAAACCACTATATTAAAAGAATTAATATTTTGATACATTATATATTTAGTTTAAGATAATCGCATGACTCAAAAGTCTGCTAACCTTTTAAATATTCGCACTCAATCAAATTAAGAGCCTAAGACACATAGTGTTAGTTGATATCTCGACAACCTTAGCTTTTTGCgctattaaaattttaaaaatatcgaTCATAATAATTCTGTATTTTTTCCGcaaacaacttatatatataaaatctcGAGTGTTTCCTTGGTGTTTAATTTGTAGTAGCTTAATTAGAATTTAAATCAATTTGTATTGGTTAATTACTATCTTGAAGAACGGGCATGTCTATTGTCTAGGTCTGGTTAAACTTATCACAACCAAGATGATTTTTATTTGAAAGAAGACAAAAATTAAGAAATTTTTGAAGTGAGAAAGGAGAAAGAAACTATGTAATACATGTCAATGATCCAACGAATCCCATTCCGCCATTAAATCTTAGTATGTACGTACGTCAATTATAAAGGGGAAGATGTATAGTATAACTACGCACGAGTTCTGTCCAACGAAGTGGGTTTTGCTCAAACCGTATATATGTGTTAATAAATTTGCTAAATAGTTATAACTATTAAATTTCGAACTCAATAACTCAAATGGTTAATTGGTTCAGTGATATCCCGAACCCATAAAGCTTAACACTAAACTTGCAtctgtatattttttttataccCAAAGCGCCCATTCAGCCATACTTTCACCTCGTGAGATGATGGGGAGTTTGCAAGACCCTTGCTCGTAAATAGCACAACAAAGCATAGATACATTTGACAGAGGGGAACCTCATGCCTTACTTCCTTATACATTTTAGCAACAGAAGTAAAATCTATCCTATTCAAAATAGATGATCATAGATCTTATTTGACTAAACATGACATAAGAAAATGCATTCAAACTAGCTAATTTAATGCAACAAAAAGTCTATGGAAGACATGAGAAAAAGGAAacacatattaattaaacaaGGTTTTAATTTTCTCAAGAAAGTAGACTTGAGAGAATTAATTATGAGATCATCTGAACTTAAAGCTGCAACTGATCAGTTTTCCTTAGATGGCGTTTTTAGTCCCAGCCCGGCCTGGCCCAATTCGACGCTTGTTGTTGTCAATCCAATTCTTCAAGAAGTCGGGAGTGATTCCAATCTCGTCACAAAAGGGTGTGACTTGATCATTGTACTTTGTCCATCTCCACCCCATGATATTTTCAGCAAAAGCCCTTACTTTTTGCTTTTGTTCATCATTAAGCCTCATTCTCACTGATGATGAACTCTCATACTTTCTTTTCATCAACCTGCTGCTCTGCTCCCCCACTTCTATCTCTCCTCCGCCCATCTCTGCCGCCGCTGATGGGGCCCTCGCGACAACCTTGTACCTGTCCAAACTAACTTGACGAGGCCTACTTCTTGGTGGTGCTGGGGTTGGTGGAACATGATCAATCACAATGGTAGTACCTGTATGTAATTAAGGACATATATAAAGAAAGTTTTAACATTTTAAATAAGATACATTGGGTAGTAATTATTTGCACCGTATGATCTATTTGCCACCTCTTTAAATTTTCTCCCTTTTAGCTAATTATTAGACGTAGTTCCTTAACTATTTTTCCAGACAAATAACATTGAcctaacaacaacatacctagtgtgaTCTCACAAAGTGAGTTTGAGAGGTTGGGGTGTATGCACACCTTACTCTATTCCGGCAGATTTTCATATCAAGAAAATCGTTTTTCAAAACtgattttagaaagaaaaaaaaagaagagaaaataagGTAACACTGACCTAACGGAGCACACATAATTTAAAGATTGCCCTAGAAAAAAAAAGTCATTTGTACGCATGGTCTACCACCACTCATATCAAAAAGCATTTTCACATGAAAAAATAATTAGATCCGCACGTAAGAGGTGTGTTAAAGACGTtctaagtaaataaaagtgtgaTCTATTTGAAATGAGTACCATAGCTAGGGGGATAAATAGAGAGGAGAGGAGGCTCCTCTTCGACCTCTACCTCGACCTTCATTTTTCTATGGAAGTTCCGATGGCAGTTGCAAGCAGCGCAGGTTAAGAATTTTGGGGTTCCAGGAGGACCAAATGGACAAAATTCACCACAACCATCAAGTACATGGCCCCCAGATCTTGCTGCATAGTTATGCATACACTCAAAATACTTCACAACAAAGTTTTTGTTGTTGGAAGCCATGGAAGAAGCTCAAAGAGAGAAAGTAAAGGACGAAACTGGTGAGCAAGTGAGAGAAGGAAATTAAGGATATAGCGGTGAGGAGGAAGATGGGAAAGTGAGTCGATAATATAAAGAGTGAAACAGAAAGAGAGGTGTCTGCTTACTATGCACTGCATGGCGTTTGGGGTTTACTCCAATTGCCATTTGGAAATTAATAAATGTATTGACGAAATTAACTTGGATTTTATGCACTGTACATTTGGACTTTATTGAACCCAAATGCGTGATATGTTGAAATCTACAAATTGCCATCTACTTTGTGTTTCTGTATTATCAAAACGTTTTGTAATTCTTTTTTGGTCTTCCAGTAGGTGTTCGGTCTCCGCATTGGGGCGATTAAATTCAGATTCGCTCAAGAAAGTCCTACTCGAGGGGGTAAAGCGCTCCTTAACAAAGATGTTGTAAGTTTCAATTAATTCAAACCCAAGACCTCTTCTATT
The sequence above is a segment of the Lycium barbarum isolate Lr01 chromosome 6, ASM1917538v2, whole genome shotgun sequence genome. Coding sequences within it:
- the LOC132600140 gene encoding zinc-finger homeodomain protein 4-like, with amino-acid sequence MASNNKNFVVKYFECMHNYAARSGGHVLDGCGEFCPFGPPGTPKFLTCAACNCHRNFHRKMKVEVEVEEEPPLLSIYPPSYGTTIVIDHVPPTPAPPRSRPRQVSLDRYKVVARAPSAAAEMGGGEIEVGEQSSRLMKRKYESSSSVRMRLNDEQKQKVRAFAENIMGWRWTKYNDQVTPFCDEIGITPDFLKNWIDNNKRRIGPGRAGTKNAI